A single region of the Corticium candelabrum chromosome 15, ooCorCand1.1, whole genome shotgun sequence genome encodes:
- the LOC134191084 gene encoding uncharacterized protein LOC134191084, protein MWLRASKTNNDPKVIAGYYFKSIREIGGCPRVVRADRGTENTTIAFVQPFLRHYGTDSLAKTKSFWYGKSITNQRIESWWGQLRKRCMQWWMNFFKDMQLSAKFNDSNPLHRMCKDALRFCFMDLIDNELQIVKQEWNKHTIRLSRYTDTPQRFLMLCTFTHN, encoded by the exons ATGTGGTTGCGGgcaagtaaaacaaacaatgaccCTAAAGTTATTGCTGGATACTACTTTAAGTCCATCAGAGAAATTGGAG GGTGTCCCCGGGTAGTGCGAGCAGACAGAGGCACTGAGAATACAACAATTGCTTTTGTTCAGCCATTTCTAAGGCACTATGGGACAGACAGCCTAGCCAAAACTAAGAGTTTTTGGTACGGGAAATCTATCACAAACCAG CGAATTGAGTCATGGTGGGGTCAGTTAAGGAAAAGATGTATGCAATGGTGGATGAACTTTTTCAAA GATATGCAACTTTCAGCAAAATTTAATGATTCAAACCCATTGCATAG AATGTGTAAGGATGCCCTTCGATTTTGTTTTATGGATCTTATCGACAATGAACTTCAAATTGTGAAGCAGGAGtggaacaaacatacaattCGCCTTTCCAGGTATACAGATACTCCCCAGAGATTCCTAATGCTTTGTACTTTTACCCACAACTGA